A stretch of Desulfovibrio sp. UIB00 DNA encodes these proteins:
- a CDS encoding rhomboid family intramembrane serine protease has translation MRTIPPKIFAFSRHWRARRRPNSLPLDWRPVASLQGTTGYARFREWLLVLNACNIPHQTVPMNGREYIYVPALFENIALMELGDFVRENAAPVAQPLPLRVFPHAYMTILALLPLILWHGWRVGWWPVPAVLPPPDMWSSAGILDAVRVRVFNEWYRTVTALTLHASLTHLCGNMAFGAIFMTLLARMTGVGRALWLTLLGGALGNALTVLLRPHPVLSMGFSTALFASIGVISGYMACQQQGKRKAMLPVAAGAALLAMLGTEGENTDYAAHLAGLGCGLALGALEACQVRNCRKRLNQWMAGALTALICAAAWWWAFAAMRN, from the coding sequence ATGCGCACAATTCCACCGAAAATTTTTGCCTTTTCGCGCCACTGGCGCGCCCGCCGCAGGCCCAACAGCCTGCCTCTCGACTGGCGCCCGGTTGCCAGCCTGCAAGGCACCACGGGCTACGCACGCTTTCGTGAATGGCTGCTTGTGCTCAATGCCTGCAATATCCCGCACCAGACCGTCCCGATGAACGGCAGGGAATACATTTATGTGCCCGCGCTGTTTGAAAACATTGCCCTCATGGAACTGGGGGACTTTGTACGCGAGAACGCCGCACCAGTTGCCCAGCCTCTGCCGCTGCGGGTTTTTCCTCATGCCTACATGACAATACTGGCGCTGCTGCCGCTCATTCTCTGGCACGGCTGGCGCGTGGGCTGGTGGCCTGTCCCCGCAGTACTGCCACCGCCAGACATGTGGAGCAGCGCGGGCATTCTTGACGCCGTGCGGGTTCGCGTTTTCAACGAATGGTACAGAACCGTCACCGCCCTTACCCTTCATGCCAGCCTTACCCACCTTTGCGGCAACATGGCCTTTGGGGCTATATTTATGACCCTGCTGGCCCGTATGACCGGCGTTGGCAGAGCCTTGTGGCTCACGCTGCTGGGAGGCGCGCTGGGCAATGCCCTGACCGTGCTGTTGCGACCCCACCCGGTTTTGAGCATGGGATTTTCCACGGCGCTGTTTGCCAGCATTGGGGTTATTTCCGGCTACATGGCCTGCCAGCAACAAGGCAAACGCAAGGCCATGCTGCCAGTGGCTGCCGGAGCCGCCTTGCTGGCCATGCTCGGCACTGAAGGTGAAAATACCGACTATGCCGCGCATCTTGCCGGGCTTGGCTGTGGGCTGGCGCTGGGCGCGCTTGAAGCCTGTCAGGTGCGGAACTGCCGTAAGAGGTTGAACCAATGGATGGCGGGGGCGCTCACGGCCCTGATCTGCGCCGCTGCATGGTGGTGGGCCTTTGCCGCCATGCGCAACTGA
- the rpmB gene encoding 50S ribosomal protein L28, whose amino-acid sequence MSKECIFCGKKPQVGNLVSHSNIKTKRRFNPNLQRVRHQFPDGSVRTLSVCTRCLRSGVVVKPTVRKQA is encoded by the coding sequence ATGAGCAAGGAATGCATCTTTTGCGGCAAAAAGCCCCAGGTCGGCAATCTTGTGAGCCACTCCAACATTAAGACCAAGCGTCGCTTCAATCCCAATTTGCAGCGCGTGCGTCACCAGTTCCCCGACGGCAGCGTGCGGACCCTTTCCGTCTGCACCCGTTGCCTTCGCTCTGGCGTTGTTGTTAAGCCCACGGTGCGTAAGCAGGCCTAA
- a CDS encoding nitroreductase family protein, with the protein MPHLPQKDKVMLELLSNRRSIRKFTDQAVSDEHLEKLLMAGLLAPSSKDTRPVELVAVRDKAVIAALADCRDSGTMPLRTAPLVLAVVADTDKSDVWVENASIVAILVQLEVERLGLGSTWVQMRLRTNGAASAEAEVRKTLGIPGHYGVLCLVAIGHKDEVKKPRELDASDWARTHRDYF; encoded by the coding sequence ATGCCGCACCTGCCACAAAAGGATAAAGTCATGCTGGAACTGTTGAGCAACCGCCGCAGCATACGCAAATTCACCGATCAAGCCGTGAGCGATGAACATCTGGAAAAACTGCTTATGGCCGGCCTGTTGGCCCCTTCATCCAAGGATACCCGCCCTGTGGAGCTGGTGGCCGTACGCGACAAGGCTGTTATTGCCGCGCTGGCAGATTGCCGCGATTCCGGCACCATGCCCCTGCGCACTGCCCCTCTGGTACTGGCGGTGGTGGCCGATACTGACAAATCGGACGTATGGGTTGAAAATGCCTCCATTGTTGCCATTCTGGTGCAACTGGAAGTGGAGCGTCTGGGCCTTGGCTCCACATGGGTGCAGATGCGCCTGCGCACCAACGGCGCAGCTTCCGCCGAGGCTGAAGTGAGAAAAACACTTGGCATTCCCGGTCATTATGGCGTACTTTGCCTCGTGGCCATTGGGCACAAGGACGAAGTAAAAAAGCCGCGAGAGCTTGACGCGTCTGACTGGGCGCGTACTCACCGGGATTACTTCTGA